The following are encoded together in the Balaenoptera acutorostrata chromosome 9, mBalAcu1.1, whole genome shotgun sequence genome:
- the ALG9 gene encoding alpha-1,2-mannosyltransferase ALG9 isoform X5: MASRGARQRLKGSGGSGGDTASAADKLRELLCSREAGSAEPRPELSGNKAGQVWAPEGSTAFKCLLSARLCAALLSNISDCDETFNYWEPTHYLIYGKGFQTWEYSPAYAIRSYAYLLLHAWPAAFHARILQTNKILVFYFLRCLLAFVSCICELYFYKAVCKKFGLHVSRMMLAFLVLSTGMFCSSSAFLPSSFCMYTTLIAMTGWYMDKTSFAVLGVAAGAILGWPFSAALGLPIAFDLLVMKHRWKSFFHWSLVALMIFLVPVVVIDSYYYGKLVIAPLNIVLYNVFTPHGPDLYGIEPWYFYLINGFLNFNVVFALALLVLPLTSLMEYLLQRFHVQNLGHPYWLTLAPMYIWFIIFFIQPHKEERFLFPVYPLVCLCGAVALSALQKCYHFVFQRYRLEHYTVTSNWLALGTLFLFGLLSFSRSVALFRGYHGPLDLYPEFHRIATDPTIHTVPEGRPVNVCVGKEWYRFPSSFLLPDNWQLQFIPSEFRGQLPKPFAEGPLATRIVPTDMNDQNLEEPSRYIVNAVERMTAPYFFCVHHSG, encoded by the exons ATGGCAAGCCGAGGAGCCCGGCAGCGCCTGAAGGGAAGCGGGGGCAGCGGCGGGGACACGGCCTCGGCCGCCGACAAGCTGCGGGAACTGCTGTGCAGCCGGGAGGCGGGCAGCGCAGAGCCCCGGCCCGA GTTATCTGGGAACAAAGCAGGACAAGTCTGGGCACCTGAAGGATCTACTGCTTTCAAGTGTCTGCTCTCAGCAAGGTTATGTGCTGCTCTCCTGAGCAACATCTCTGACTGTGATGAAACATTCAACTACTGGGAACCA ACACACTACCTCATCTATGGGAAGGGGTTTCAGACTTGGGAATATTCCCCAGCTTATGCCATTCGCTCCTATGCTTACCTGTTGCTTCACGCCTGGCCAGCTGCATTTCATGCAAGAATTTTACAAACTAATAAG ATTCTTGTCTTTTACTTTTTACGATGTCTGCTGGCTTTTGTGAGCTGTATATGTGAACTTTACTTTTACAA GGCTGTGTGCAAGAAGTTTGGGCTGCATGTGAGTCGAATGATGCTAGCCTTCTTGGTTCTCAGCACTGGCATGTTTTGCTCATCATCAG CATTCCTTCCTAGCAGCTTCTGTATGTACACTACATTGATAGCCATGACTGGCTGGTATATGGACAaaacttcctttgctgtgcttgGAGTAGCAGCTGGGGCTATCTTAGGCTGGCCATTCAGTGCAGCTCTTGG TTTACCTATTGCCTTTGATTTGCTGGTCATGAAGCACAGATGGAAGAGTTTCTTTCATTGGTCGCTGGTTGCCCTAATGATCTTTCTG GTGCCTGTGGTGGTCATTGACAGCTACTATTACGGGAAGTTGGTGATTGCACCACTCAACATTGTTTTGTATAATGTCTTTACTCCTCATGGACCTGATCTTTATG GTATAGAGCCGTGgtatttctatttaattaatgGATTTCTGAATTTTAATGTAGTCTTTGCTTTGGCTCTCTTGGTTTTACCACTGACTTCTCTTATGGAATACCTACTGCAGAGATTTCATG TTCAGAATTTAGGCCACCCATATTGGCTTACCTTGGCTCCAATGTATAtttggtttataattttcttcatccaGCCTCACAAAGAGGAGAGATTTCTTTTCCCTGTATATCCACTTGTATGTCTCTGTGGTGCTGTGGCCCTTTCTGCACTTCAG aaaTGTTACCACTTCGTGTTTCAGCGATACCGCCTGGAGCATTATACTGTGACATCGAATTGGCTGGCGTTGGGAACACTCTTCCTGTTTGGGCTCTTATCTTTTTCTCGCTCTGTGGCACTGTTCAGAG GGTATCATGGGCCCCTTGATTTGTATCCAGAATTTCACCGAATTGCCACAGACCCAACCATCCACACTGTCCCAGAAGGCCGACCTGTTAATGTCTGTGTAGGGAAAGAGTGGTATCGATTTCCCAGCAGCTTCCTTCTGCCCGATAA TTGGCAGCTTCAGTTCATTCCATCAGAGTTCAGAGGCCAGTTACCAAAACCATTCGCAGAGGGACCACTGGCCACCCGGATTGTTCCTACTGACATGAATGACCAGAACCTAGAGGAGCCATCCAGATAT ATTGTGAATGCTGTGGAGAGAATGACTGCACCTTATTTCTTTTGTGTTCACCATAGTGGCTAG